The Micavibrio sp. TMED2 genome includes a window with the following:
- a CDS encoding C4-dicarboxylate ABC transporter: MDHTFLGEILAVTMFAVACVTLMAGFPVAFTLAGTALAFAFLGHFLPDILSIFGVEVSGVVFRLDIFAALPSRYIGVMTNEVLVAVPLFIFMGVMLERSRIAENLLETMGQLFGEIRGGLGLSVIFVGMLLAASTGIVGATVVTMGLLSLPAMMKAGYDPKVATGTICASGTLGQIIPPSIVLVLLGDILQGAWTEAQRAVGNWAPEPISVVDLFVGAFIPGMMLVVMYMLWIVIQAIINPKATPALVISPEDKASLKYRVFKVLMPPAMLIFAVLGSILAGIATPTEAAGVGAVGSMVLAFCYKQLDMKTLQHVMRSTLQITTMVFIILVGASLFSLVFRGLNGEELVEQALHNMPGGPFGAMLIVMLIMFVMGFFLDFIEIVFVVVPIVGPVLLQMPGFDPIWFGIMIAINLQTSFLTPPFGFALFYLRGVAPPEIATMEIYKGVIPFVLIQLLMLAILAMFPELATWLPSVLL, translated from the coding sequence ATGGATCATACATTCCTTGGCGAAATCCTTGCCGTCACCATGTTTGCCGTGGCCTGTGTCACGCTGATGGCGGGCTTCCCGGTTGCCTTCACGCTGGCCGGTACCGCGCTGGCCTTTGCCTTTCTCGGTCATTTCCTGCCTGACATTCTCAGCATTTTCGGTGTTGAGGTCAGCGGGGTTGTGTTCCGGCTCGATATCTTTGCCGCCCTGCCATCGCGCTATATCGGTGTGATGACCAATGAGGTGCTGGTGGCCGTGCCGCTGTTCATCTTCATGGGCGTGATGCTGGAACGGTCCCGTATCGCCGAAAATCTGCTCGAGACCATGGGCCAGCTGTTCGGTGAAATCCGTGGCGGTCTCGGCCTGTCGGTGATCTTCGTCGGTATGCTGCTCGCGGCCTCGACCGGTATCGTTGGAGCAACCGTTGTTACCATGGGCCTGCTCAGCCTGCCTGCCATGATGAAGGCCGGTTATGATCCCAAGGTGGCTACCGGCACGATCTGTGCGTCCGGTACGCTCGGCCAGATCATTCCGCCATCCATCGTTCTGGTTCTGCTCGGCGACATTCTGCAGGGTGCATGGACCGAGGCGCAACGTGCCGTCGGCAACTGGGCACCGGAGCCGATCAGTGTTGTCGACCTGTTCGTCGGAGCCTTCATCCCCGGTATGATGCTGGTGGTGATGTATATGCTCTGGATCGTGATTCAGGCCATCATCAATCCCAAGGCAACCCCGGCACTGGTTATCTCGCCCGAGGACAAGGCCAGCCTGAAATACCGGGTGTTCAAGGTTCTGATGCCACCGGCCATGCTGATCTTTGCCGTGCTTGGCTCCATTCTGGCCGGTATCGCAACCCCGACCGAGGCGGCTGGTGTCGGTGCCGTAGGCTCGATGGTGCTTGCCTTCTGCTATAAGCAACTGGATATGAAGACCCTGCAGCATGTGATGCGGTCTACGCTGCAGATCACCACCATGGTCTTTATCATTCTGGTTGGCGCATCGCTGTTCAGCCTCGTGTTCCGTGGATTGAATGGTGAGGAACTGGTGGAGCAGGCATTGCACAACATGCCCGGCGGACCGTTCGGTGCCATGCTGATCGTCATGCTGATCATGTTCGTCATGGGCTTCTTCCTCGACTTTATCGAGATCGTGTTCGTGGTTGTGCCGATCGTTGGGCCGGTGCTGCTGCAGATGCCCGGCTTTGATCCGATATGGTTCGGTATCATGATCGCCATCAACCTGCAGACATCGTTCCTGACGCCACCATTCGGTTTTGCGCTGTTCTATCTCCGTGGTGTTGCGCCACCGGAAATTGCGACGATGGAGATTTACAAAGGGGTTATTCCGTTTGTTCTGATCCAGCTCCTGATGCTGGCTATTCTCGCCATGTTCCCGGAACTGGCCACATGGCTGCCGAGCGTCCTGCTGTAA
- a CDS encoding ABC transporter substrate-binding protein, producing MERRKFIKGAGVAGVAAGAVAASSFPKPAISQGRKEWSMVTTWPKNFPGLGTGAEIVADYITRMSGGRLSVKVYGAGEIVPAFESIDAVGSGTVEMGHGAPYYWKGKVPASQYLAAMPFGMTAQEQNAWYQYGGGQEIADEIYAEMNCKFFPSGNTGVQMGGWFNKEINGVDDFKGLKMRMPGLGGEVIKAAGATVVNLPGGELLAAMQTGAIDAMEWVGPYNDLAFGIYKVAKYYYYPGWHEPATTLENFINLDAWNSLDDELKTIVQAANTVANQLVLSEFMARNNDSLQKLVNEHNVDVRPYPDDLLQELGRISGELMTEFMSQDPLSKKVGTSIVNFRKGALEWTKLSEQTFTAARSLPFKYVQL from the coding sequence ATGGAACGTCGTAAGTTTATCAAGGGAGCCGGTGTGGCCGGCGTCGCTGCAGGCGCAGTCGCCGCATCCAGCTTCCCGAAACCCGCTATCTCGCAAGGCCGCAAAGAATGGAGCATGGTCACCACCTGGCCAAAGAACTTCCCTGGCCTCGGCACCGGTGCGGAAATCGTTGCTGACTACATTACCCGTATGTCCGGTGGTCGTCTGAGCGTCAAAGTCTATGGCGCTGGTGAGATCGTTCCGGCCTTTGAATCCATCGACGCGGTCGGCTCCGGCACCGTCGAAATGGGCCACGGCGCCCCTTACTACTGGAAAGGCAAGGTTCCGGCTTCCCAGTACCTCGCTGCTATGCCATTCGGTATGACCGCGCAGGAACAGAACGCCTGGTATCAATATGGCGGTGGTCAGGAAATCGCCGATGAAATCTATGCGGAAATGAACTGCAAGTTCTTCCCGTCAGGCAACACCGGCGTCCAGATGGGCGGCTGGTTCAACAAGGAAATCAACGGCGTCGACGACTTCAAGGGTCTGAAAATGCGCATGCCCGGCCTCGGCGGCGAGGTTATCAAGGCAGCCGGTGCGACCGTTGTAAACCTGCCGGGCGGTGAACTGCTTGCGGCCATGCAGACCGGTGCCATCGACGCGATGGAATGGGTCGGCCCGTATAACGACCTTGCCTTCGGCATCTACAAGGTTGCCAAGTACTACTACTATCCCGGCTGGCATGAGCCCGCCACCACGCTGGAAAACTTCATCAACCTCGATGCGTGGAACAGCCTTGATGATGAATTGAAAACAATCGTTCAAGCAGCCAATACAGTCGCCAACCAGCTCGTGCTGAGCGAATTTATGGCCCGCAACAACGACAGCCTGCAAAAGCTGGTCAATGAGCACAATGTTGATGTCCGTCCATATCCTGACGATCTGCTGCAGGAACTGGGCCGCATCTCCGGTGAGCTGATGACCGAGTTCATGAGCCAGGATCCGCTGTCCAAGAAGGTCGGCACCAGCATCGTGAACTTCCGTAAAGGTGCCCTCGAGTGGACCAAGCTGTCCGAGCAGACCTTTACCGCTGCACGGTCACTGCCATTCAAATACGTTCAGCTCTAA
- a CDS encoding arginyltransferase, which translates to MSLIDRPQQPLLQFFRSGALPCPYIEGQIERKLFARLSATNAVAINASLTQAGFRRSHDIIYRPVCPSCSACIPVRIPTRDYKPTRSMRRILNRNEDLTWTLVPATATVEQYELFTAYQNARHTDSDMARMGLSDYVAMIDEGRANTELLEARTKCGRLIGAMLVDRLPDGFSAVYSFFDPDDDTRSLGNYLILCLIDLAQNDNLDFIYLGYWIENSSKMAYKTRFRPLEALGPNGWHELGDDDGNQQIEGSNKADDSGQHDTTHTD; encoded by the coding sequence ATGTCGCTGATTGATCGCCCGCAACAACCGCTGCTGCAATTTTTCCGCTCCGGCGCCCTGCCCTGCCCGTATATTGAAGGGCAGATTGAGCGCAAGCTGTTTGCCCGATTGAGTGCCACCAACGCCGTGGCCATCAACGCCTCACTGACCCAGGCCGGATTCCGGCGCTCCCACGACATTATCTATCGGCCGGTCTGTCCGTCATGCAGCGCCTGTATTCCAGTCCGGATACCGACCCGCGACTACAAGCCGACCCGCTCCATGCGCCGTATTCTCAACCGTAACGAGGATCTGACCTGGACGTTGGTGCCGGCAACGGCAACGGTCGAGCAATATGAGTTGTTCACCGCCTATCAGAATGCCCGCCATACCGACAGCGACATGGCCCGGATGGGCCTCAGCGACTATGTCGCGATGATCGATGAGGGCCGCGCCAATACCGAACTGCTTGAGGCCCGCACCAAATGCGGCAGGCTGATCGGTGCCATGCTGGTAGATCGCCTGCCCGACGGCTTCTCGGCGGTCTACAGCTTCTTTGACCCGGATGATGATACCCGCAGCCTCGGCAATTACCTGATCCTGTGCCTGATTGATCTGGCGCAGAATGACAATCTCGACTTCATCTATCTTGGCTACTGGATCGAGAATTCGAGTAAGATGGCCTACAAAACCCGGTTCCGGCCACTGGAAGCACTCGGCCCCAATGGCTGGCACGAACTAGGCGATGATGACGGCAATCAGCAGATAGAGGGCAGTAACAAAGCTGACGATAGCGGTCAGCATGACACCACTCATACGGACTAG
- a CDS encoding flagellar motor stator protein MotA, whose translation MLVIVGWITVVICTLGGYVALGGHLGVLWQPFELVIIFGSGCGAYIVANNKTILKATGREVKTNFKGARYNKDSYLELLSMLYAVFRQAKTKGWLSLEQHIENPHESELFQQFPNFYNDHHAVTFLCDYLRIISMGSDNAFEIEALMDEELETHHAELHQVSGAMQTMADGLPALGIVAAVLGVIKTMGSITEPPEVLGKLIGGALVGTFLGVWLAYGFIGPLASSLKIRHENEGKYYQAIKVALLANLQGYAPALSVEFARKTLFSDVRPSFAEVEEATAAVATPA comes from the coding sequence ATGCTGGTAATTGTTGGATGGATCACGGTCGTAATCTGTACCCTTGGCGGCTATGTCGCACTGGGCGGACACCTTGGCGTTCTGTGGCAACCATTTGAGCTGGTTATTATTTTCGGCTCCGGCTGTGGTGCCTATATCGTCGCAAACAACAAGACGATCCTCAAGGCCACGGGCCGAGAGGTGAAAACCAATTTCAAGGGTGCGCGCTACAACAAGGATTCATATCTCGAGCTGCTGTCCATGCTCTATGCCGTTTTCCGTCAGGCCAAGACCAAGGGCTGGCTGTCACTGGAGCAGCATATCGAGAACCCGCATGAGAGCGAGCTGTTCCAGCAATTCCCTAATTTCTATAACGACCATCATGCCGTCACATTCCTCTGTGACTATCTGCGCATCATCTCCATGGGCTCGGACAATGCCTTCGAAATCGAAGCGCTGATGGATGAGGAACTGGAAACCCACCATGCGGAACTGCATCAGGTGTCCGGTGCTATGCAGACCATGGCCGATGGCCTGCCCGCGCTCGGTATCGTTGCTGCGGTTCTGGGCGTGATCAAAACCATGGGCTCAATCACCGAGCCGCCGGAAGTTCTCGGTAAACTGATCGGTGGTGCGCTGGTCGGTACCTTCCTCGGGGTTTGGCTGGCCTACGGCTTCATCGGTCCGCTGGCGAGCTCGCTGAAGATACGGCACGAGAATGAAGGCAAGTATTATCAGGCGATAAAGGTTGCGCTACTGGCCAACCTGCAGGGATATGCCCCTGCCCTGTCGGTTGAGTTTGCCCGCAAGACCCTGTTCTCGGATGTTCGTCCATCCTTCGCCGAGGTCGAGGAAGCCACTGCAGCGGTTGCCACCCCTGCCTAA
- a CDS encoding threonine ammonia-lyase has translation MLPPTLADIEAAADRLDGHVLKTPTIELRGLSDHLGCTVIAKLENLQRTSSFKERGALNKLQQLTDEQAKAGVIAMSAGNHAQGVAYHAAKLGIAATIVMPQDTPFTKVTRTKSFGAEVILHGETLTQATQFAREKAASDALTFVHPFDDPDVIAGQGTIALEMLAALDEPLDAMIVPIGGGGLLSGMAIATRALQPGIELVGVQSAEFPSMKQVLNNEPVVTGTGSLAEGIAVKEPGLLTRKIIAQHVDNIEIVPDSLIERAIYDLSQRAKLVAEGAGAAGLAALMANRKKYAGKRVGLVICGGNIDDRLYSNLLLRGMVNEQKIIQLRIALPDRPGALAAISTVIGNAGGNIVEVQHQRLFNVVSVKSTTIDIVMETRGPLHAKQIVETLQKQGFPVERLAEPKTEANP, from the coding sequence ATGCTGCCCCCGACCCTTGCCGATATCGAGGCGGCGGCTGATCGCCTTGACGGCCATGTGCTAAAGACACCGACCATTGAGTTGCGAGGCCTCAGCGATCATCTGGGCTGCACCGTAATCGCCAAGCTGGAAAACCTCCAGCGCACCTCCTCGTTCAAAGAGCGCGGCGCTTTGAACAAACTCCAGCAACTCACTGATGAACAAGCAAAAGCAGGCGTCATTGCGATGTCTGCTGGCAACCATGCCCAGGGGGTCGCCTATCATGCCGCCAAGCTCGGCATCGCGGCCACCATTGTCATGCCGCAGGACACGCCCTTCACCAAGGTTACCCGCACCAAATCCTTCGGCGCAGAGGTGATCCTGCACGGCGAGACCCTGACCCAGGCCACGCAGTTTGCCCGTGAGAAGGCAGCCAGCGATGCCCTCACCTTCGTCCACCCGTTCGACGATCCCGATGTGATTGCCGGTCAAGGCACCATTGCGCTTGAGATGCTGGCAGCGCTCGACGAACCGCTTGATGCCATGATCGTCCCGATCGGCGGCGGCGGGTTGCTGTCCGGCATGGCGATCGCCACCCGTGCCCTGCAGCCGGGCATTGAGCTTGTCGGCGTGCAGAGCGCCGAGTTCCCGAGCATGAAACAAGTGCTGAACAACGAACCGGTGGTTACCGGCACCGGCTCTCTCGCCGAAGGGATTGCGGTCAAGGAACCGGGCCTCCTGACCCGCAAGATCATCGCACAGCATGTTGATAATATTGAAATAGTTCCAGACAGCCTGATCGAGCGTGCGATCTATGATCTTTCCCAGCGCGCCAAGCTGGTGGCCGAGGGCGCAGGCGCTGCCGGCCTCGCAGCATTGATGGCCAATCGCAAAAAATATGCCGGCAAGCGGGTCGGGCTGGTGATCTGTGGCGGCAATATCGATGACCGGCTGTATTCCAACCTGCTGCTGCGCGGCATGGTCAATGAACAGAAGATCATCCAGCTGCGAATTGCCCTGCCCGACCGCCCCGGCGCACTGGCGGCGATCTCGACCGTGATCGGCAATGCCGGTGGCAATATCGTCGAGGTCCAGCACCAGCGGTTGTTCAATGTCGTCTCGGTCAAATCCACCACTATCGACATTGTGATGGAGACCCGCGGGCCGCTTCACGCCAAACAGATCGTTGAAACCCTGCAAAAACAAGGCTTTCCGGTCGAACGACTGGCGGAGCCCAAGACCGAAGCCAATCCCTGA
- a CDS encoding delta-aminolevulinic acid dehydratase: MSNISDFPKPSAEPAGKANQDRTGQTGYPRTRMRRNRHDAWQRAMVAENRLTTDDLIWPVFILDGDDREEAIDAMPGISRYSIDRLVDQVGAAGELGIPAVALFPVTPPDLRSADGRESYNPDSLACRATRELKRQVPDVGVICDVALDPFTTHGHDGILDENARILNDETIDILCKQALAQAHAGVDVIAPSDMMDGRIGAIRDALDNDGLEHVRIMSYSAKYASCFYGPFRAALQSDGYLKGDKKTYQMDPANTDEAIRETALDIEEGADMVMVKPGMPYLDVIRRIKDRFAMPTFAYQVSGEYAMMKAAVQNGWLDNDKAVLESLLCFKRAGADGILTYAAVEAAKLLKSG, translated from the coding sequence ATGAGCAATATTTCCGATTTTCCCAAGCCAAGCGCAGAACCAGCCGGCAAGGCAAACCAGGACCGTACCGGCCAAACCGGCTATCCGCGCACCCGGATGCGCCGCAACCGTCATGACGCCTGGCAACGGGCGATGGTCGCGGAAAACCGCCTGACCACCGATGATCTGATCTGGCCGGTCTTCATCCTCGATGGTGATGATCGTGAGGAAGCCATCGACGCCATGCCCGGCATAAGCCGCTATTCCATCGACCGTCTGGTCGATCAGGTCGGCGCTGCCGGTGAACTCGGCATCCCGGCGGTTGCCCTGTTCCCGGTCACACCACCGGATTTGCGCAGCGCCGATGGCCGTGAATCCTACAATCCCGACAGCCTCGCCTGCCGTGCGACGCGCGAGCTGAAGCGTCAGGTGCCCGATGTCGGCGTGATCTGCGATGTCGCCCTCGACCCGTTCACCACCCATGGTCATGACGGCATTCTCGATGAGAACGCGCGTATCCTGAATGACGAAACCATCGACATTCTGTGCAAACAGGCGCTGGCACAGGCCCACGCCGGGGTTGATGTTATCGCCCCGTCCGACATGATGGATGGCCGTATCGGTGCCATTCGTGATGCCCTCGACAATGATGGTCTGGAGCATGTGCGGATCATGTCCTATTCGGCAAAATATGCCTCATGCTTCTATGGTCCGTTCCGGGCGGCACTGCAATCCGACGGCTACCTGAAGGGCGACAAGAAAACCTATCAGATGGACCCGGCCAATACCGATGAAGCCATCCGCGAAACCGCCCTCGATATTGAGGAAGGCGCGGATATGGTCATGGTCAAGCCGGGCATGCCCTATCTCGACGTTATCCGCCGGATCAAGGACCGGTTCGCCATGCCGACCTTCGCCTATCAGGTCAGCGGCGAATACGCGATGATGAAGGCAGCGGTACAGAACGGCTGGCTCGACAATGATAAGGCCGTGCTGGAATCCCTGCTCTGCTTCAAACGCGCCGGTGCCGACGGCATCCTCACCTATGCCGCCGTCGAAGCCGCCAAGCTGCTGAAATCAGGCTAG
- a CDS encoding acyl-CoA dehydrogenase has translation MSTAFDLSEDQVQFQDMARSFADASLAPNAAEWDEQEIFPVDTLREAATLGLAGIYCQEEFGGTGLTRHDAAVIFEELSTGCVSTSAYLSIHNMAAWMIDSFGNGQQRSRYLPKLFSMEHFASYCLTEPGAGSDAASLKTRAVRDGDHYVLNGSKAFISGGSISDVYVAMVRTGENGPKGISCLVIEKDTPGLGFGQKEKKLGWNSQPTAAVIFEDCRVPVANRLGEEGDGFKIAMKGLDGGRLNIAACSLGGAQKCLDLAIDYAQQRTQFGRKIAEFQSLQFKLADMATELEAARLLLHKAAQYLDRSHPEATQYCAMAKRFATDTAFKVCNEALQIHGGYGYIRAYGIERYLRDVRVHQILEGTNEIMRLIIARRLLSDMKAA, from the coding sequence ATGTCGACGGCATTCGATTTGTCAGAAGATCAGGTGCAGTTTCAGGACATGGCGCGCAGTTTTGCCGATGCGTCACTGGCCCCTAATGCCGCCGAGTGGGACGAGCAGGAAATCTTCCCGGTCGATACCCTGCGTGAGGCGGCAACGCTCGGCCTTGCCGGTATCTATTGTCAGGAAGAGTTCGGCGGCACTGGTTTGACCCGTCACGACGCGGCGGTGATTTTCGAGGAACTGTCCACCGGTTGCGTCTCCACCTCGGCCTATCTCTCCATTCACAATATGGCTGCCTGGATGATCGACAGTTTCGGCAATGGCCAGCAGCGCAGCCGCTATCTGCCGAAGCTGTTCTCCATGGAGCATTTTGCCAGCTATTGCCTGACAGAACCGGGGGCGGGGTCGGATGCAGCCTCGCTCAAGACCCGGGCGGTACGCGATGGCGATCATTATGTGCTCAACGGTTCCAAGGCTTTTATCTCCGGCGGTTCCATATCCGATGTCTATGTCGCTATGGTGCGCACGGGCGAGAACGGGCCGAAGGGTATCTCCTGTCTGGTGATCGAAAAGGACACGCCGGGGCTTGGCTTTGGTCAGAAGGAGAAGAAACTCGGCTGGAACTCGCAACCGACCGCTGCCGTAATTTTCGAGGATTGCCGGGTGCCGGTTGCCAACCGGCTCGGCGAAGAGGGCGATGGCTTTAAAATCGCCATGAAGGGGCTTGATGGCGGACGGCTCAATATTGCAGCCTGTTCCCTCGGCGGCGCGCAAAAATGTCTCGATCTTGCGATTGATTATGCCCAGCAGCGCACCCAGTTCGGGCGCAAGATCGCCGAGTTCCAGTCGCTGCAATTCAAGCTGGCGGATATGGCGACAGAACTTGAGGCAGCACGGCTGCTGCTGCACAAGGCGGCGCAGTATCTCGACCGCAGCCACCCGGAGGCGACGCAATATTGCGCCATGGCCAAGCGCTTTGCCACCGACACGGCGTTCAAGGTTTGTAACGAGGCGCTGCAAATCCATGGCGGTTACGGCTATATCCGGGCATACGGCATCGAGCGCTATCTGCGCGATGTGCGGGTGCATCAGATCCTTGAAGGTACCAATGAAATCATGCGCCTGATTATCGCCCGGCGATTGCTGAGCGACATGAAGGCCGCTTGA
- a CDS encoding enoyl-CoA hydratase yields the protein MSEAEILFEQRGPLGVITLNRPKALNALNLPMIREMTSKLQQWADDDSISAVVIQGAGEKAFCAGGDVKSVYQDGMAAKSGEGDGQMTKDFFREEYQLNRMIYRFPKPYIALIDGITMGGGVGLSVHGSHRVATEKTMLAMPETAIGLFPDVGATYVLARCPGETGIYLALTGDRLGAADGLYAGIATHYIASGDMSALVDALASADWSQAVTGNERAFVDGIIAQFSATPEDGKLEALQDTIDQAFGAGSVEEIMAELTSMTGDWAKETLETMSKRSPTSMKVAFEQLNRGVALDLESCLVMEYRMTQACMAGHDFYEGIRAVLIDKDHSPSWEPATVAGVSDDLVARHFEPLGDEDLSF from the coding sequence ATGTCAGAAGCTGAAATCCTGTTTGAACAACGCGGGCCGTTAGGCGTCATTACCCTGAACCGTCCCAAGGCGCTGAATGCCCTCAACCTGCCGATGATCCGTGAGATGACGTCAAAACTGCAGCAATGGGCTGATGATGACAGTATCAGTGCGGTGGTGATTCAGGGGGCGGGGGAGAAGGCCTTCTGTGCCGGTGGCGATGTCAAATCGGTATATCAGGACGGCATGGCTGCGAAGTCAGGTGAGGGCGATGGTCAGATGACCAAGGATTTCTTCCGCGAGGAGTATCAGCTCAACCGGATGATCTATCGCTTTCCAAAACCCTATATCGCGCTGATCGACGGGATCACCATGGGTGGTGGGGTCGGGCTTTCGGTCCATGGTTCGCACCGGGTCGCGACCGAGAAAACCATGCTGGCCATGCCGGAGACGGCAATCGGCCTGTTTCCCGATGTTGGTGCTACCTATGTGCTCGCCCGCTGTCCGGGTGAGACCGGCATCTATCTGGCGCTGACCGGGGATCGTCTGGGCGCTGCCGATGGCCTCTATGCCGGTATTGCCACCCATTATATTGCGTCCGGCGATATGTCTGCGCTGGTCGATGCGTTGGCGAGCGCTGACTGGTCACAGGCGGTCACCGGCAATGAGCGGGCCTTTGTCGATGGCATCATCGCGCAATTCAGCGCTACGCCCGAGGATGGCAAGCTGGAAGCGCTGCAGGATACCATCGATCAGGCCTTCGGTGCCGGTTCGGTCGAGGAGATCATGGCCGAGCTGACCAGCATGACCGGTGACTGGGCGAAGGAAACGCTGGAGACAATGAGCAAGCGCTCACCGACCAGCATGAAGGTGGCTTTCGAGCAGCTGAACCGCGGCGTGGCGCTCGATCTCGAAAGCTGTCTGGTGATGGAATACCGCATGACCCAGGCCTGTATGGCCGGGCATGATTTCTATGAGGGCATCCGTGCGGTGCTGATCGACAAGGATCACAGCCCGTCATGGGAACCGGCCACGGTTGCCGGGGTCAGTGACGATCTGGTGGCACGACATTTCGAGCCGCTGGGTGACGAGGATTTGAGTTTCTGA
- a CDS encoding 3-hydroxyisobutyrate dehydrogenase: MSTAIAFIGLGNMGLPMAKNLLAKGYSVTGFDMSADALAALEAAGGKRAESASAAAMASEVVITMLPAGDHVTDVYLGDGGVMKACQAGTLLIDCSTIDVASARAVAGAAETAGLPMLDAPVSGGVVGAEAATLTFMVGGDDEAFKRAEPILNTMGKKVVHTGGAGNGQAAKICNNMMLGIQMLSVCEAFALADKLGLDPEKLYEVSSTSSGQCWSLTTYCPYPDVLEGTPSCNGYKPGFTTAMMLKDLRLAQQAAAVTGAVTPLGAETTAMYAMHVNGGNGALDFSSILKMLRGA; encoded by the coding sequence ATGAGTACAGCTATCGCCTTTATCGGTCTCGGCAATATGGGGCTGCCCATGGCCAAGAACCTGCTGGCCAAGGGATACAGCGTTACCGGTTTCGATATGTCCGCCGATGCGCTCGCTGCGCTTGAGGCCGCCGGTGGCAAGCGGGCGGAGAGCGCTTCCGCTGCTGCCATGGCGTCCGAGGTGGTCATCACCATGCTGCCGGCAGGCGATCATGTTACCGATGTTTACCTCGGTGATGGCGGGGTGATGAAGGCGTGTCAGGCCGGTACCCTGCTGATTGATTGCTCGACCATTGATGTGGCGAGCGCGCGGGCGGTGGCCGGGGCGGCGGAAACCGCCGGTTTACCAATGCTTGATGCGCCGGTCTCGGGCGGCGTCGTTGGCGCCGAGGCGGCAACCCTAACCTTTATGGTCGGCGGTGATGACGAGGCATTCAAACGCGCCGAGCCGATCCTGAACACCATGGGCAAGAAGGTGGTGCATACCGGCGGGGCCGGGAACGGGCAGGCGGCCAAGATCTGCAACAATATGATGCTCGGCATCCAGATGCTCTCGGTCTGTGAGGCCTTCGCCCTTGCCGACAAGCTGGGACTCGATCCGGAGAAACTCTATGAGGTCAGTTCAACCTCATCCGGCCAGTGCTGGTCCCTGACCACCTATTGCCCATACCCGGATGTGCTCGAGGGCACGCCATCCTGTAATGGTTACAAGCCCGGTTTCACCACGGCGATGATGCTCAAGGATTTGCGCCTTGCCCAGCAGGCAGCCGCTGTAACCGGCGCTGTAACGCCGCTCGGGGCGGAAACCACGGCCATGTATGCCATGCATGTAAACGGTGGCAACGGCGCACTGGATTTCTCGTCAATACTAAAGATGTTGCGTGGCGCTTGA
- a CDS encoding MarR family transcriptional regulator translates to MQHPYFECITLVERLHRQFLDVLKIELERAGIQDINNVQSLILYNIGQDELTVGELTARGYYLGSNVSYNLKKMVENGYLVQERSVHDRRSIRVKLSEKGHAIRTLMNEVFERHIANVENSGLDLEKLKDVNDALKNLERFLTGQVGYSPLNQVPA, encoded by the coding sequence GTGCAGCACCCCTATTTTGAGTGCATCACGCTCGTTGAACGTCTGCACCGACAATTTCTCGATGTTCTCAAGATTGAACTCGAGCGTGCCGGTATTCAGGACATCAACAACGTCCAGTCGCTGATCCTGTACAACATCGGACAGGATGAACTGACTGTCGGCGAGTTGACCGCACGGGGCTATTATCTCGGCTCGAACGTTTCCTACAACCTCAAGAAGATGGTTGAGAATGGCTATCTGGTTCAGGAGCGTTCCGTACATGACCGCCGCTCTATCCGGGTCAAGCTTTCGGAGAAGGGGCATGCGATCCGCACCCTGATGAACGAAGTGTTTGAGCGTCATATCGCCAATGTCGAGAATTCCGGCCTCGACCTCGAGAAGCTGAAGGACGTCAATGACGCCCTGAAGAATCTGGAGCGTTTCCTGACCGGTCAGGTCGGTTACTCACCTCTCAATCAGGTTCCCGCCTAA
- a CDS encoding ribose 5-phosphate isomerase B has protein sequence MKVAVASDHAGYDLKQEVVAYLKELGHEALDLGTHEGASVDYPDYGKKLGEAVADGTAERGIAICGSGIGISIAANRIAGVRAALCGDGLMARLSRQHNDANVLALGARLIGVETAKDCVVTFLNTAYEGGRHDRRVAKLG, from the coding sequence ATGAAAGTTGCCGTCGCGTCGGATCACGCAGGTTACGACCTGAAACAGGAAGTCGTTGCCTATCTCAAGGAACTGGGGCATGAGGCGCTTGATCTCGGTACCCATGAGGGCGCTTCGGTTGATTATCCCGACTATGGTAAAAAGCTGGGTGAGGCAGTTGCCGATGGCACGGCTGAACGCGGGATTGCCATCTGCGGTTCGGGTATCGGTATCTCGATTGCTGCCAACCGGATTGCCGGTGTGCGCGCCGCCCTTTGTGGCGATGGATTGATGGCGCGCCTGAGCCGCCAGCACAACGACGCCAATGTTCTGGCGCTCGGTGCACGGCTGATCGGCGTGGAAACCGCCAAGGATTGTGTTGTTACTTTTCTGAACACTGCCTATGAAGGCGGCAGACATGACCGCCGGGTTGCAAAACTCGGCTGA